From a region of the Zingiber officinale cultivar Zhangliang chromosome 4B, Zo_v1.1, whole genome shotgun sequence genome:
- the LOC121974772 gene encoding PHD finger protein ALFIN-LIKE 3-like codes for MDRGSASQNSRMVEEVFRDIKNRRAGILKALTTDFEDFYQQCDPAKENLCLYGYPDEQWEVSLPAEEVPPEIPEPVLGINFARDGMEKKPWLSLVALHSDAWLLALSSYFSGRFQFDKKHRKLLLDMIADLPTICEVVNGKIQDKTSGSKQNSNKYKSSKLKAEYQAKNSRGKNAKEENEELNEEEDDYLCASCGESSVLDNFWIFCDTCEKWFHGKCVKVTPAKAEYIKNYKCPHCSNSKRIRVS; via the exons ATGGACCGTGGATCGGCTTCCCAAAACTCCCGCATGGTGGAGGAGGTCTTCCGCGACATCAAGAACCGGCGAGCTGGCATCCTCAAGGCCCTCACCACCG ATTTCGAGGACTTCTATCAGCAATGCGATCCTG CAAAAGAAAATCTGTGTCTCTATGGATATCCAGATGAGCAGTGGGAGGTTAGTTTACCTGCAGAAGAAGTTCCTCCAGAGATTCCAGAGCCTGTTTTGGGCATTAACTTTGCTAGAGATGGAATGGAAAAGAAACCCTGGTTATCTTTGGTTGCTTTACACAGTGATGCATGGTTACTTGCCTTGTCATCTTATTTCAGTGGCAGGTTTCAGTTTGATAAAAAACATAG GAAGCTTTTATTAGATATGATAGCTGATTTGCCTACCATTTGTGAAGTTGTAAATGGAAAGATTCAGGATAAGACCTCTGGCTCTAAACAGAACAGTAACAAATACAAGTCTTCAAAATTG AAGGCTGAATATCAGGCCAAAAACTCCAGAGGAAAGAATGCTAAGGAAGAGAACGAGGAGTTGAATGAGGAAGAGGATGATTATCTCTGTGCCTCATGTGGAGAGAGTTCTGTCCTGGATAACTTCTGGATTTTCTGCGATACTTGTGAGAAATGGTTCCATGGAAAGTGTGTCAAGGTCACCCCTGCAAAGGCTGAGTACATCAAGAACTACAAGTGTCCTCACTGCAGCAACAGCAAACGGATACGAGTCTCATGA